The DNA window TGCAAAATTGGAATCATTCATTCGTTCCGAGGATGACTTTCTTCTATTTCGAATCAATCCCATTCAATTTGCGAAAGACAAGAGTATTTCAGAGGAACAGGCTATAAATCTCTTTCTTTATGGCAGGAAGGCGGGTCTTTTTCAAATGGACTGGCAGTTGTTATGTAAGGGATGTGGTGATGTAGTAGAGAGTTTCAGTTCCCTTGACGTGGTGGATTCACAATATTTCTGTAACTTTTGCTCGACCGACTATGAAGCTTCAATGGATGATATGATTGAGGTAAGCTTCACAATTTCCCCCCACGTTCGTAGGATTCGGTGCCATGATCCCAACTCTCTTTCGGCGGAAGAATATTTTCTGAAATATAAGATGAGCCGTAATGCGCGGGTAAATGGTGGCAGGAAACTTGTGGAATACCTATTGGATTACAGTCGGTTGATGACCTTCTTGGAACCGGGTGAAATAAGAGATTTTGAATTGGAAGTTACACCGAGCGTTCTGGCCACTACCATCGGACTTACATTTCAGGTGGAAGGAAAGGCGAAAGACAAGGGACAGTCTTTTTCTCATAAGATT is part of the Candidatus Neomarinimicrobiota bacterium genome and encodes:
- a CDS encoding DUF5939 domain-containing protein → MTLEINEDNLEERLEELERARSWSPRVVAKLESFIRSEDDFLLFRINPIQFAKDKSISEEQAINLFLYGRKAGLFQMDWQLLCKGCGDVVESFSSLDVVDSQYFCNFCSTDYEASMDDMIEVSFTISPHVRRIRCHDPNSLSAEEYFLKYKMSRNARVNGGRKLVEYLLDYSRLMTFLEPGEIRDFELEVTPSVLATTIGLTFQVEGKAKDKGQSFSHKIREISDRHFETLTPGELTLRLVNDTPNRMPIAIFNFPSPPTTPDFDPFLSGKKLLTTQTFRD